In Pseudomonas lalkuanensis, the following are encoded in one genomic region:
- a CDS encoding DUF5610 domain-containing protein → MNALASLASSAHRSSFPGLASALARKQADAQEVLAGRLGERLGLEPGALSDKASKYTPEKVADRVLGFIDQRLRSEKADGADPAKLKGLLDQARAGIQKGFDDARKVLDGLGVLGGKVADDIDDTFGRIQDGLDQLQKTYTQPAQSPQVGGAVAVAGYSERFKAQAETFDLEVKTRDGDTLRISIAQASSSWSRSSVAVASDGKNSLLSVSSRSSSLQIGAWQIEVDGELDDEEKAALSDLLGQVQDISSKFYSGDLAGAFDRAMALDMDGEQLASMSLHLTQTKVMQATDAYGAVAQQGGQAASAVNGNLKDYANSLLQALRNAGELAENGRGALEELLKGGFGLDERFDSEQLAKAGRLNSRLLDGLQPLLDKAKSESTDD, encoded by the coding sequence ATGAATGCCCTGGCTTCCCTCGCTTCTTCCGCCCATCGTTCCTCCTTCCCCGGCCTGGCTTCCGCCTTGGCGCGCAAGCAGGCGGATGCCCAGGAAGTTCTCGCAGGGCGCCTGGGCGAGCGTCTGGGGCTCGAGCCGGGTGCCCTGAGCGACAAGGCATCCAAGTACACCCCCGAGAAGGTCGCAGACCGTGTGCTGGGCTTCATCGACCAGCGCCTGCGCAGCGAGAAGGCAGACGGTGCTGATCCGGCCAAGCTGAAGGGGCTGCTGGACCAGGCCCGCGCCGGAATTCAGAAAGGCTTCGACGACGCGCGCAAGGTTCTGGACGGCCTCGGTGTTCTGGGCGGCAAGGTCGCTGACGACATCGATGACACCTTCGGCCGCATCCAGGATGGCCTGGACCAGTTGCAGAAGACCTACACCCAGCCGGCGCAATCTCCCCAGGTCGGCGGGGCGGTGGCGGTCGCGGGCTACAGCGAACGCTTCAAGGCCCAGGCGGAAACCTTCGACCTGGAAGTGAAAACCCGCGACGGCGACACGTTGCGCATTTCCATCGCCCAGGCCTCGTCCAGCTGGTCGCGCAGCAGCGTGGCGGTCGCGAGCGACGGCAAGAATTCGCTGCTGTCCGTCAGCAGCCGATCGTCCAGCCTGCAGATCGGCGCCTGGCAGATCGAGGTGGATGGGGAGCTGGACGACGAAGAGAAGGCGGCACTGAGCGACCTGCTCGGCCAGGTCCAGGACATCTCCAGCAAGTTCTACTCCGGCGACCTGGCCGGCGCCTTCGACCGGGCCATGGCCCTGGACATGGATGGCGAGCAACTGGCTTCCATGTCCCTGCACCTGACCCAGACCAAGGTCATGCAGGCCACCGACGCATACGGCGCCGTCGCCCAGCAGGGTGGACAGGCGGCCAGTGCGGTCAATGGCAACCTCAAGGATTACGCCAACAGCCTTCTGCAGGCGCTGCGCAATGCTGGCGAGCTGGCCGAGAACGGCCGTGGTGCGCTGGAAGAACTGCTCAAAGGTGGATTCGGCCTCGACGAGCGTTTCGACTCGGAGCAACTGGCCAAGGCCGGGCGCCTCAACAGCCGCTTGCTGGATGGCCTGCAGCCCTTGCTGGACAAGGCCAAGAGCGAATCCACTGACGACTGA
- a CDS encoding glutaredoxin family protein — protein sequence MLPECQLFGTLGCHLCEVAEGVLMPFVERGLMVELVDIADREEWVESYGLRIPVLRRCDTGSELGWPFDACQVASFLK from the coding sequence ATGCTTCCTGAATGCCAACTCTTCGGCACCCTCGGCTGCCACCTCTGCGAGGTAGCCGAAGGCGTGCTCATGCCCTTCGTCGAGCGTGGCTTGATGGTGGAACTGGTGGACATAGCCGACCGCGAGGAGTGGGTCGAAAGCTACGGCCTGCGTATTCCGGTCCTGCGCCGTTGCGATACCGGCAGCGAACTGGGCTGGCCCTTCGATGCCTGCCAGGTGGCATCTTTTCTGAAGTGA
- a CDS encoding YgdI/YgdR family lipoprotein: protein MNQRIAPAFLLAMGLFTLTGCSSPTVITLNDGREIQAVDKPDYDEDSGFYEFEQLDGKHAKVNKDQVRTIKEL from the coding sequence ATGAACCAGCGGATCGCCCCCGCTTTCCTGCTCGCAATGGGCCTTTTCACTCTGACCGGCTGCTCCTCGCCGACCGTGATCACCCTCAATGACGGGCGCGAGATCCAGGCCGTGGACAAACCCGACTACGACGAAGACTCGGGCTTCTACGAGTTCGAACAACTGGATGGCAAACATGCCAAGGTGAACAAGGATCAGGTCCGTACCATCAAAGAGCTCTGA
- the mobA gene encoding molybdenum cofactor guanylyltransferase MobA, with the protein MSDKPLPPCSVLLLSGGRGQRLGGLDKGLVEWQGRPLIAWLHERVRPFTDDLIISCNRNADRYATWADQLVQDDSPDYPGPLAGIRAGLAVARHEQVLVLPCDAPKVDDALINDLLAAACDHPVMVRQGNFWEPLFCVLPRAVLPVLEAGWQAGERSPQRILRQLNPVAVDCSEGDPRLANFNTPDLLAHSPLKD; encoded by the coding sequence ATGTCCGACAAGCCTCTGCCACCCTGCTCTGTCCTGCTGCTTTCAGGCGGCCGCGGGCAGCGCCTTGGCGGCCTCGACAAGGGCCTGGTGGAGTGGCAAGGCCGCCCGCTGATCGCCTGGTTGCATGAACGGGTGCGCCCCTTCACCGACGACCTGATCATCTCCTGCAACCGTAACGCAGATCGCTATGCCACCTGGGCCGACCAACTGGTGCAGGACGACAGCCCCGACTATCCCGGCCCGCTGGCCGGTATCCGCGCGGGCCTCGCGGTGGCCCGCCATGAGCAGGTACTGGTCCTCCCCTGCGACGCCCCCAAGGTCGACGATGCGCTGATTAACGACCTGCTCGCCGCCGCCTGCGATCACCCCGTGATGGTCCGCCAAGGCAACTTCTGGGAGCCACTGTTCTGTGTCCTGCCCCGCGCGGTGCTGCCGGTATTGGAGGCCGGATGGCAGGCCGGGGAACGCAGTCCGCAGCGCATCCTCCGTCAATTGAATCCGGTTGCCGTGGACTGCTCCGAAGGCGATCCACGACTGGCCAATTTCAATACACCCGACCTGCTGGCTCATTCACCACTGAAGGACTGA
- the moaB gene encoding molybdenum cofactor biosynthesis protein B: MSHKAEAVFVPLNIAVLTVSDTRSLETDTSGQLFVDRLTAAGHNLAARVLLKDDLYKIRAQVATWIADDHVQVVLITGGTGFTGRDSTPEAVACLLDKQVDGFGEYFRQISVSDIGTSTMQSRALAGLANGTLVCCLPGSTNACRTAWDGILAEQLDNRHRPCNFVPHLTQANACESRG; the protein is encoded by the coding sequence ATGAGTCACAAGGCCGAGGCGGTGTTCGTGCCGCTCAATATCGCCGTTCTTACTGTCAGTGATACCCGCAGCCTGGAGACCGACACCTCCGGCCAGCTCTTCGTCGACCGCCTCACCGCCGCTGGCCACAACCTGGCCGCGCGCGTGCTGCTGAAGGATGACCTGTACAAGATCCGCGCCCAGGTCGCCACCTGGATCGCCGACGACCATGTGCAGGTGGTGCTGATCACCGGCGGCACCGGTTTCACCGGCCGCGACAGCACCCCGGAAGCGGTTGCCTGTCTGCTGGACAAGCAGGTGGATGGCTTCGGCGAATACTTCCGGCAGATTTCCGTCAGCGATATCGGAACCTCCACCATGCAGTCCCGCGCCCTGGCGGGTCTGGCCAATGGCACCCTGGTCTGCTGCCTGCCGGGCTCCACCAATGCCTGCCGCACTGCCTGGGACGGCATCCTCGCCGAGCAACTGGACAACCGTCATCGCCCCTGCAACTTCGTGCCGCACCTGACCCAGGCCAACGCCTGCGAGAGCCGCGGATGA
- a CDS encoding molybdopterin molybdotransferase MoeA gives MSGCDHPGLMPVEDALRRLLDLAAAAPIEACETVALADADGRVLAEPLVAGLDLPPWDNSAMDGYALRLADWRGEPLVVSQRILAGSAPAPLQPGTCARIFTGAPLPEGADLVEMQENAEVLDDGRVRFLEPMRAGQNVRARGQETRTGETVLPAGTRLGPIEMGLCASLGAAELLVRRRPVVAVISTGDELVPPGQPLGPGQIYNSNRSLLIAWLKRLGCAVVDAGILADDLALTRKALGELGQVDLILSTGGVSVGEADFLGVALREEGELALWKLAIKPGKPLTFGHFRGVPVIGLPGNPASTLVTFGLLTRPYLLRRLGVEELEPLGFTVPAGFIWKKPGNRREYLRARLENGRAVIYPNQSSGVLRSAAWAEGLVEVLEGTTLAEGDTLRFIPLSELQA, from the coding sequence ATGAGCGGTTGCGACCATCCCGGCCTGATGCCGGTCGAGGACGCCCTGCGGCGTCTGCTCGACCTGGCGGCGGCTGCACCGATCGAAGCCTGTGAAACGGTCGCGCTGGCCGATGCCGATGGCCGCGTGCTGGCCGAACCGCTGGTGGCGGGCCTCGACCTGCCGCCGTGGGACAACAGCGCCATGGACGGTTACGCCTTGCGCCTGGCCGACTGGCGGGGCGAGCCGCTGGTGGTAAGTCAGCGGATCCTCGCCGGCAGCGCACCGGCCCCCCTGCAGCCGGGAACCTGTGCGCGCATCTTCACCGGTGCGCCGCTGCCCGAGGGCGCGGATCTGGTGGAAATGCAGGAGAACGCCGAAGTCCTGGACGATGGCCGGGTGCGCTTCCTCGAACCGATGAGGGCTGGGCAGAACGTCCGCGCCCGTGGCCAGGAAACCCGTACTGGCGAAACCGTGCTGCCCGCCGGCACCCGTCTGGGCCCCATCGAAATGGGCCTGTGCGCCTCCCTGGGTGCCGCCGAACTGCTGGTGCGCCGCCGTCCCGTGGTAGCGGTGATCTCCACGGGTGACGAATTGGTACCCCCCGGCCAGCCCCTCGGGCCGGGGCAGATCTACAACAGCAACCGCAGCCTGCTGATCGCCTGGCTCAAGCGCCTGGGCTGCGCTGTGGTGGATGCCGGGATCCTCGCCGATGACCTGGCGCTCACCCGCAAGGCCCTGGGAGAACTGGGGCAGGTGGACCTGATCCTCTCCACCGGCGGCGTGTCGGTGGGGGAAGCGGACTTCCTTGGCGTGGCATTGCGTGAAGAAGGTGAGCTGGCGCTGTGGAAACTGGCCATCAAGCCGGGCAAGCCGCTGACCTTCGGGCATTTCCGGGGTGTCCCGGTGATCGGCCTGCCGGGCAATCCAGCTTCCACCCTGGTGACGTTCGGCCTGCTTACCCGGCCTTACCTTCTGCGCCGCCTTGGTGTGGAAGAGCTGGAACCGCTCGGCTTCACGGTGCCGGCCGGATTCATCTGGAAGAAGCCGGGCAATCGACGCGAGTACCTGCGCGCGCGGTTGGAGAACGGCCGTGCGGTGATCTACCCGAACCAGAGTTCCGGCGTGCTGCGCAGTGCGGCCTGGGCCGAGGGACTGGTTGAGGTGCTGGAGGGCACCACCCTGGCCGAGGGTGATACCTTGCGTTTCATTCCGTTGAGTGAGTTGCAGGCCTGA
- the gliR gene encoding AraC family transcriptional regulator GliR codes for MQALGYTSVPALLKYLRHAEQLGMDQASTLAAAGIRPDDLADNSKRLPSEAHERLLTYLIRESGDVLFGLHSARYVQPGSWSVLGYITMNCATLGEAMSRIAPYEKLVGDMGVSRVEADGDKVRMIWSCRHQDPVIRRHMVENVLASWLLYARWIADMQRSPQEVWFEHVQPEATRIEEYEEVFGCPVRFEQTCNALLVPMEYLAVPLRQADANLLRTLEEHALALMAGLDDNEPLPQRVKNALRLLLKDGLPRKERVAEKFHMTVRTLQRHLQQAGTSYQQILDELRRELAEHYLLRSDLPIQDIACYLGFTESRSFHRSFKAWTGQTPGEYREAKRRDAP; via the coding sequence ATGCAAGCGCTCGGCTATACCTCGGTTCCCGCACTTCTCAAGTACCTGCGCCATGCGGAACAACTTGGCATGGATCAGGCCTCCACCCTGGCCGCGGCCGGCATTCGTCCGGACGACCTCGCGGACAACAGCAAACGCCTGCCCAGTGAAGCCCACGAGCGCCTGCTGACCTACCTGATACGGGAATCCGGCGACGTCCTCTTCGGCCTGCATTCGGCGCGCTACGTACAGCCCGGATCCTGGAGCGTGCTGGGCTACATCACCATGAACTGCGCCACCCTCGGCGAGGCCATGAGCCGCATCGCCCCCTACGAGAAACTCGTGGGCGACATGGGGGTGAGCCGCGTGGAAGCCGACGGCGACAAGGTCCGGATGATCTGGAGCTGCCGCCACCAGGACCCGGTGATCCGCCGCCACATGGTGGAGAACGTGCTCGCGTCCTGGTTGCTCTACGCCCGCTGGATCGCCGACATGCAGCGTTCACCACAGGAAGTATGGTTCGAACACGTCCAGCCCGAGGCGACCCGCATCGAGGAATACGAAGAAGTGTTCGGTTGCCCGGTGCGTTTCGAGCAGACCTGCAACGCCCTGTTGGTACCGATGGAATACCTGGCTGTGCCCCTGCGCCAGGCAGACGCCAACCTGCTGCGCACCCTGGAAGAACATGCCCTGGCCCTGATGGCCGGGCTGGATGACAACGAGCCACTGCCGCAACGGGTGAAGAATGCCCTGCGCCTGCTGCTCAAGGACGGCCTGCCGCGCAAGGAGCGGGTGGCGGAAAAGTTCCACATGACGGTGCGCACCCTGCAGCGCCACCTGCAGCAGGCCGGCACCAGCTACCAGCAGATCCTCGATGAATTGCGCCGTGAGCTGGCCGAGCACTACCTGCTACGCAGCGACTTGCCGATCCAGGACATCGCCTGCTATCTGGGCTTCACCGAGTCGCGCTCCTTCCACCGCAGTTTCAAGGCGTGGACGGGGCAGACGCCGGGGGAGTACCGGGAGGCGAAGAGGCGCGACGCGCCCTGA